AAGAAGTTAGTCGCCAATTGTGTGATTAATTCAATGCTGGAAACAACATATTTCTTGCCTAATGTTCCTCGTACAATATCATTCTCACACGGTTAAAACACTTTTATGGGCAAGTATACCAAGAGGATTTGTGTCTGATTGCTGGAATAAGGAAATCTTACATGAGATTTATTACTTTGAATCAGTCAGAAAAGTAaggtcaattttttttttctcatcacaAAGCACCTTTGATGCAGAAAATTTGGTCCAATTATATTGCAATGATATTTTCCACAGCTTGTAATAATTACACGTCAACATCATTGATGTTCTACAGACAGAAAAAATCTTATATATGATGCATGATCTGATCAGTTCTTTCAAACTAAGAAGTTTTCATTTGAGTTGCATAAACAATGAGGGAGCCCATGGCTAACTTTGTGATTCCACTTCCTTTCATGCTCTTCATTTCTCATTGGTTTCTGTTGGCTCATCATGGCAGTGCTGCAGAGAGTTCAACATATATAGTCCACATGGACAAATCCCTGTTTCCTCGAGTCTTCACCACCCATCATGATTGGTTTGAATCCATCATTGATTCCTCTAAATCGGCAACACTTGGTAACTCATCCATACAATCACAGAAAGTGTACTCCTATAGCCAAGCAATGTATGGCTTCAGTGCAGTTCTAACATCAGAAGAGTTAGAGGCTGTCAAAAGCTCCCTTGGCTTTGTTGCAGCATATCCAGACAGAACTGCCACCATAGACACCACTCACACTTTTGAGTTTCTCTCCCTAGACTCTTCCAGTGGTCTGTGGCATGCATCAAATTTTGGGGAGGATGTCATTGTGGGTGTTATTGACTCTGGTGTGTGGCCTGAGAGTGAAAGCTTCAAAGATGATGGCATGACCAAGAAAATTCCAAGTAAATGGAAAGGGACCTGTCAGGAAGGGCAAGACTTCAACACTTCCATGTGCAACTTCAAACTGATCGGAGCTAGATATTTCAACAAAGGAGTGATTGCTGGAAACCGCAAGGTTAAAATCAGTATGAACTCAGCTAGAGATACAGAGGGTCATGGAACTCACACATCTTCCACAGTTGCTGGCAACTATGTCAGTGGAGCCTCTTACTTTGGCTACGCTAAAGGGGTGGCCAGAGGCATTGCACCAAGAGCTAGGCTTGCCATGTACAAGGTCCTTTGGGAAGAGGGTCGTTACTCCTCTGATGTTTTGGCTGGAATGGACCAAGCCATTGCTGATGGGGTTGATGTCATTTCCATCTCTATGGGGTTTGATGGTGTTCCACTTTATGAGGATCCTATAGCAATAGCTTCTTTTGCAGCAATGGAAAAAGGGGTGTTGGTTTCATCCTCTGCAGGTAATGAAGGTCCTGATCTTGGTACTCTGCACAATGGAATCCCCTGGCTTCTGACCGTGGCTGCAGGTACCATTGACCGCACATTTGGTTCTCTAATTCTTGGAAATGGCCAAACCATTATTGGATGGACCTTGTTTCCTGCAAACGCGGTAGTGGATGACTTTCCACTTATCTACAATAAGAATACATCAGCCTGTAACTCAGTGAAGTCGTTATCCGAAGTGGCCATGGAAGGGATCATTGTATGTGACCCAGTTTCAGACCCTGAGTTAGTGTTTGAACAAAGGAGGTTTGTCAGAGAAGCCAGCTTGTTAGGGGCAGTATTTATCTCTGATCAACCTTTAGTAAATGAAGGACATGCCAGATCTCCAAGTATTGTAATCAGTGCAAAGGATGCACCATCTGTGATCAAATATGCAAAAAGCCATAAGAATCCAACAGCCAGTATCAAATTTCAGCAAACATTTGTTGGAATAAAGCCAGCACCGGCTCTTGCCGATTACTCTTCAAGAGGTCCTTCACCTAGCTACCCTGGGGTCTTGAAGCCCGACATAATGGCACCTGGCTCTAATGTCCTTGCTGCTTTCATTCCTGATACTCCAGCAGCTGCAATTGGCAACAATGTGTACTTACCTACTGACTACAATTTGCTGTCTGGGACATCCATGGCCTGTCCTCATGCTTCTGGTGTTGCTGCTCTTCTGAAAGCTGCACACCCTGAATGGAGTGCTGCTGCTATAAGGTCTGCACTAGTAACCACAGCTAGCCATCTAGATAATACACAAAATCCAATTAGAGACTATGGCTATCCTTCTCAATATGCTTCCCCTCTAGACATGGGAGCAGGTCAAATTGACCCTAACAAAGCACTTGATCCAGGTTTGATATATGATGCCACCCCACAAGACTATGTTAATCTCCTTTGTGCTTTGAATTACACACAAAAACAGATCTTAACCATTACAAGATCAGGTTTCTATAATTGTGCTAAACCATCGTTTGATCTTAACTATCCTTCATTCATAGCTCTCTACAGCAACAAAACAAGGTCAGTCGTCCACAAATTTAAGAGGACAGTGACCAATGTTGGAGGTGGTCCTGCCATATACAGAGCCAAGGTGACAGAGCCTAAGGGTTCTGTGTTGACAGTGTCACCTGAGACATTATCATTCAGATACAAAAATGAGAAGCTAAGCTACAATGTGCTGATAAAATATAGCAAGTACAAGAAGGAAAATATCTCGTATGGGGATCTTGTTTGGATCGAAGATGGTGGAACACACACTGTTAGGAGCCCCATTGTAGTGGCACCAACTGGAATTGTATGAGCTGTAGTTTGATTTTTCCTTGTTCTGGGCATGAAATCCTGCTTCTTTCATGGGacccaaaataataaatagtttgaTGAATAAGTAATTTCGTATTAGTTCCATTTCCAGTGTCTTATCAGTCATAGCTATCTAGGTGCATGGTGTACTTTTGTGGAAGGGTGAATCACATGGATTTTTGGAAGTGTTCAATACGGTAACTAAAAAGCATCATGGCCTCAATCTTTCCTTGAATAAGTGATGGATCACAGAGAGAAGGAGAATATAGCCAATAGGATCCACGTAGATTAACTCATTCTTGCACTGCAAAATCCTTTTAACTGGGAATGCTGCTTACAAGTTTttgcaaaaacaaattttgatgtGACATTTACATTAGCCATAAGAATAGCAGTTCACAGCTAAATAACTTTcacaatattaatataaaaaacaaactttaaagACTAGAAATGTTACATGAATGTGTCCATTATATTAGTTCTTGAATACTTagtaattacaaaaatttcaaCTGCTTCAGAGGAACCTCAATAGTTATTTTTACATGTATCTGATCGAGTTAAAAGTAATTGGTACAGATATTCTCCTTTATTCAATAAGTAACATGTTCATAAAAAAgcaaaattaaaaaaccaaaTTATATATCTTCTTTGAACTTTCTATAAGTGAAAGCAACTGCACTCATCTCTGAGTAGACTTTTGttagaatgaaaaaataaaataaggtatCCAGCTTTGTTTTTGTTCTAGTCATTAAAGATATATTGTCGCATAAGGAAAGTAATCCCCTTTAAATTTGtcggaaaagaagaagaagaaaacaaccccTTTAAAGTTCTCCATATTCGCTGTTTTATATTCTCGAATGACATTCGACCACTTCAAATTAGACACGGAAATATGTGAAGACAAATGCTTTGTTGTCTAAGGCCTAACCTTTATATGAATCTACCAAGTGCCCATTAAGggaaatatcatattataaataaaaccacaattaaaaagtttcaaagtttgcatatttcttttcaatttaaatttaaaattacatatgATTTTAGTCTCTTATTACACCAATTTTGATTTCATTcctgttttaaattttgaatcatTTACATCTTCAAACTtcattaaatgaatttattcaTGATGAAGatgttaaaaatttgtttaaataggCAAAATTGTCACgtatataatttcatattgaCATACTTGTCTTTACGGGTATGTTCGTTTGAGTGAATAACATTGTTTAGGTTGATTTGAGAAATCATTCATGTTCGTTTGGAGGAATTTGAGAGTGATTAGAGATGCTGATTTGTGggattaatgatttttttcatcTGCACTAATGTAAAGAGATTTGGGAGATATACAATGAAAAACTCTATTTACCCTTGAAGAAACATGCCTTCAAATCATCACAAAGGTTACATAACGGTGGTGCAAGGGAATCTTTTGGGCTGTGAATCATTTTATTACAACCTGTATAtctactttttattattattattttaaaataatttatcagtGTATTTATTGTATTTGAGAAGACAGATCTGAGAAATCATTCATGTTTGCTTGGAGGAATTTGAGAGCGATTAGAGTCGCTGATTTGCAGGATTAATGGTTTCTTTCACCTTCACTAATGTAAAGAGATTTGGGAGATATACAATGAAAAACCCTATTTGTCCTTGAAGAAACATGCCTTCAAATAATCACAAAGCTTACATAATGGTGGTGCAAGGGAATCTTTTGGGTTGTGAATCATTTTATTACAACCTGTATAtctactttttattattattattttaaaataatttatcggtgtatttattgtataaacatgaatatttaatttgactttaaaaacaaaaaattataataataataataataatggaattttaaaaattattttttatttttcttctctctttataataatttttacaattatatataatattaataattatcattttatattacttttactattaagggtattttggtaatttttaatttctaccaattaaacaaattttttaaatctgtcacatcaatcaaatcctacgcTAATTCTCACCgactttacttctaaatccactctcaattacctccaaatccactcaaacaaacaacaaaaaatttatcctcAAATCATTCATTCACTCTttcccaaatcatctcccacaAATCATCTCATGTGAACAAAGCATAAGTGTTGGTCCACATGTTTATATGTATATCCACTTTAGTATATATTAACATGTGACAATACCGGttataacataaacaaatatttaatgttgtttgactataaacattaaatatattcattaataatgtttcggaataaaaatgaatgaaaatttataataaaaaccaaatccaattttataaaagttaaaagtttaaaatcatatttaaccttttaaaatttgaaaaacatatactttttaattaatattagatGATTTTGAGCTCACTAGTACAAATATTATACACATTATATTATAGGTTTAATATCCTCTTTGGTCTCAGTTTCAGTAGTTAATGTCAATTAAGTCCCcatttttgaaagtgtttttaatatatccaaagttatttaaatttgcGTCAATTTTGTCCCTTCCGTTTACTATTAGGAAACGAAGTTAATGCATTGATGATGTAGCAGTAATTATTGGCAACATGTGAATAGATTGTTGTGTGTGTGGTGACGTGTATGTTAGTAACAGAAGTAATCGTGCTGTAATAAAGATTGGGTAGGGCACTGATTTAGGGCACACAAAAAACCAATAAGGGTCTTCTTCTCCATTAGGGCACAAGTACAGTGGTAGGTCTTGCTCTTGaaatttgtcttcttctccTCTGTGTTGTTATTGTTTACGGTTTGGATGTTACTGTTGTGAGTTGGCAGTAAGGTGGTGGTTCGTCTTTGGCGGTTCGTCTTTGGCGAGTTCGTGTTTGGTCGTTCACAGTTGCTTGGCGAAGTGGTTCATGGTTGGTGGTTGTCTCGCTTTGAGCTTCGCTTTTAACTAGCAATGTCTTTCAATTAAGGTTGTTCATCTTGCTCATGGGGGAGCTCTCGTGGTGCTTCATCGAGGGGATTCGTTGCAAACCAAATATGCCATTGAGGAGAGGTTGTTGTGTTGAGAGTGGCAAGAACTGTTAAGAACCAGGGGAAGCAATTCTGGGGCTGTCCTAATTACAAGGTTTGTAGTTTAATTTctgttataaatttttttggtGATTAACTAAATGTTTATGGTTGGATACTTTGAACAACGGACAAGAAATGAAGAATTTCAAAGATGCAACTTCTTTAAATGGCGTAATGATGATAATGTAGATGATGGTGGTAGTATTATTGCTtggcaaaggagaaagattaatAGCCTGGAGAAATCTCTTATGGGTTGTCAAAAAAGGGAGAAGATGGGGTTAGGGATGGTATGTTTGATGGGGTTGATGAACATCATCgttgtatgtattttgtttagAAGTCCATGATATGTTCTACTATGATTAATGTTGTGAAGAGCACTTTGTCCTTATTGTAATATGATGTTTTGTAATGAATGAGAAGAACACTTTGGCCTTATTGTGAAGAGCATATTAATTTGTGGTCTGAATATACATGTTGTCTCATATATACAACATAAGCACGCTGaagtttaatttgaaattagaataaaatgaagaagtggTTTAAGCACAATCATAGTAAaaccaaattattttaatgacaAAAAGGTAAGTGTCCCCTGAACTGACAAAGATGAAGGTAAGTTACATTTACTACTTAGTGTGACCTGGACTGAAAAAGATGAGTACCTGTAAATTGACTATACATCACAACAAATAACCATAAGTTTGTGATCTCAATATTATTACAAgtaatttatattgtaattcACATTATAATCAGAAATTGGAAATCAAATTCACATCGAAAAGATAAACTGTCATTGACATTGAGATTTTAAGCATCCAAATACATATTGTACTTTACAAAATACCCACATCACAGCTAACAAAATACCCACTTCAAAATGGAGTTCAAAGTACAACTCAATGTTTACAAAGAAGCCAATAATGGCTATAACACTTAAGCTAAAGTTCTCAATACTGTGATATCAATGTTCAAAATACAAGTGAAGTTGTATATAACTTCTAAAGTCCTGTTGTAGATGGTTGGGTTTGAGGTTCCTGACTTGGTCCTGTACTTGGCTGGGTTTGTGGTGCCTGACTTGGTCCTGAAGTTGGCTGGGTTTCAAGTTGTTGACTTGCTTCACATTGGTTTGTTGGATGACGTTGTGGGCATGTATTTCTTTTGTGACCAAGTTGTCTGCATATGGAACATCTCTTACGAGTTCCATTTTGCTTTAGCTGTGTCTCATCCTTCTTTAGTTCCCAAGCCTCTagccttctcttcttttttgcTCTACCAGGTAAAGTCCTTTTAGGTGGGGGCAAAACATCAGGCTGAGAAGTCATTTCCCATAGTTGATGACCGTTGACAGGGTATATGATTGAGATGTATGTTTCTTGGTATGTTGACCTTCTAAACCAATTTGGGACGTAGTCTTCTCCATTgatgtttaaaaaattcattGTAGCTAATGCATGACAGCATGACATGCCTGTTAAAGTCCACTTTCTGCAAGTACAGTCCAATTGGTCTATGTCAACCACATACTTCTCACCAATCATTAAAGTGTGTCTCACCTCAAAAATTTTCTCTCCTGACCAACTGCAATGacaactaatttaaataagtatctatagaaacaaaaattataacatcAACATTAAATCCAAATTCTTATGTGCAGATGTTCACATACCTAGGTAGCCAAAATTGAGTCATGTGGAATtccttttgaaatcttttttttatctttgggCAAAGATGACCTTCAAATGTAGTTATTTTCTGTCTATTTGTTGACCATCTCTTCATGAGATATAAACGAATGTCTTCCATCATTGTAATGATGGGCTTACCTCTTGCATGTAATATGACACTGTTAAAAGCTTCAAACATATTATTCACTAAGGTGTCACAAACAGCTCTACCTGTAAACCTTGAATGTGACCAAAATCTAATTACACAAAAAAACAGTTACATATAATCAGCTAGGCAAACAAACAAGAAGAATggatttaaatatatgttaccTTGGTGGAATTGCTAGCAAGTGTTTAAATGCATCTGGATTGACATCTTTAATGTCTCTCATCACTGCCTCCCATGCTGTAGGGTGTGTTGATGATGCTGCCTTCCATAATAGACGTCTTAGAATTTGGCGAGgaaatttcttcctaaaatttgtataaatgtGACGAACACAAAATCTTTACTCCACACCAGGGAGAAGTTCTTGTAATGCTGGCAGAAGTCCCTATCAAAGTTCCAAACATGAAGTTATACAAGGTATAATACAAAACAAGAAGGTGTGAAAGATATATAACAACATTGGGCTACGTTACTtactttttgttgatctgaAATATATGTGTTAGTTGAACAAAGCTCTACACCACCAAGATCATCAATGAGTAATTGTAAAAACCAATGCCAACTGTCCTTATTCTCCACTTCAACAACAACATATGCCAAAGGACACATTTGGTCATTCCCATCTCTTGCAACTGCAGTTAACAACTCACCtccatattttccttttaagaaaCAACCATCTAAACCTATAATAGGCCTACAAGACACAAAGCTGTCTTTGCAGGCCTTGAAACACACATACATTCCAGAACATCTACATCAGCCACTGCCTCTACTTCAATTTCTACCTCACCTTCTACCAGAACATCTACACCAGCCACTGCCtctacttcaacttctacctCACCTTCTACCTCACCTTCTACTTCTACTTCAGCCTCTACCTCAGGCTCTACATTACCTACTGCTTGAACCTCTGGTATACCAACCTCCATCTCAACATCCAATTCAACACTCTCTCTGTCAACTTCTGCTTCACCACTAGGTGCCACAATTTCTAGTTGAGAAGAGTATTCCAACTCCAGAATATACTGAGGCTTACACACCTTGTGTATAACATAAACGTGACCTTGACCATTCAACATAGCAATATTCACTACATGACATGCACCTTTGTCATCTAATAAAGGTTCTAAACAATCTTCTAACACAGGACCACGACCCAATGAATACCACAACTCCTTTACATTCCTATAACCCATCTCCTTAAGAAtgtttaatatttcaaaataactccatcGATCTGGATCAATTTTTAAAGTTGTGGTTTGACCATAGTGGTATATGAATGTCCCATTATTCTCAGATTTCCCCGCATGGTGAAACACAATTTCAACGTCTGAGTTGGCTatctaaactaatataaaaattgtttaaagttAATGATTGCTTAACCCAAATGTTATCTACCcaaaaaacaagtaaaacaaAGCAAAAGCACAATTACAAAAGcacaattacaaaaataatccAATATTGTCCAAAAACCATCAGGGGGGACCACAACCATAATGACGCAACAATGTTCAAAGCACATGCACAGATAATGGGGGACAATAAACAGACAAACCATACACTAACTTTTTGGGGGACCATAGTGAAAGCAACCAAACACAGATAAAAGGCTACTGTAAACGCACATTCGAATCGTGATTTTCGTAATACCCACAAACGTGTCAACGCACCTTCCAAATCCAACGAAGATAGATCTATCCACGATTTCTGTGCTCGATATCTTCGTCAGCGACAATGACTCTATCTACTCTCGCACATTTCCAATTGCCCTAATCTCGCGTATCAGTGCCCTAAATCAGATTTTCCCCAAAGTACAAAACCCAATCTTTATTACAGCATGATTACTTCTGTTACTAACATACACGTCACCACACACAACAATCTATTCACACGTTGTCAATAattactgccacatcatcaacgcattaactttgtttcttaatagttaACGGAAGGGACAAAATTGACgcaaatttaaataactttggacatattaaaaacactttcaaaaatgGGGACTTTAACCACTGAAACTGGAGACCAAAGAAGATATTAAgcctatattatattatattatatgtattctaagaaagaaatataaaaaaagtaaattgaaaaaaattaatatatacatataatataaattataaacaa
This sequence is a window from Vigna angularis cultivar LongXiaoDou No.4 chromosome 2, ASM1680809v1, whole genome shotgun sequence. Protein-coding genes within it:
- the LOC108328904 gene encoding uncharacterized protein LOC108328904 — encoded protein: MREPMANFVIPLPFMLFITRWFLLAHHGSAAETSTYIVHMDRSLFPTVFSTHHDWFESSVQSIKSATPGHSFKQSQKQIVYSYNHAMYGFSAVLTSEELEALKNSRGFVAAYPDRNVTIDTTHTFEFLSLASSSGLWHASNLGEDVIVGVIDSGVWPESESFKDDGMTKKIPSKWKGACQEGQDFNSSMCNFKLIGARYFNKGVIAAKPKVRITMNSARDTVGHGTHTSSTVAGNYVSGASYFGYAKGVARGIAPRARLAMYKVIWDEGLYASDVLAGMDQAIADGVDVISISIGQTGVPFYEDPVAIASFAAMEKGVVVSSSAGNQGPALGTVHNGTPWLLTVAAGTVDRTFGSLTLGNGQTIIGWTLFPANALVENLSLIYNKNTSACNSVKSLSKVAMEGIILCDLVSDPELVIKQRRFVKEASLLGAVFISDQPLVNEELASSPSIVISAKDAPSVIKYAKSHKNPTASIKFQQTFVGIKPAPALADYSSRGPSPSYPGVLKPDIMAPGSSILAAYPPDISVAAIGDNVFLPSDYNFLSGTSMACPHASGVAALLKASHPEWSAAAIRSALVTTASHLDNTQNPIRDYGYPSQYASPLAMGAGQIDPNKALDPGLIYDATPQDYVNLLCALNYTQKQILTITRSGSYNCSKPSFDLNYPSFIALYSNKTRSVVHKFKRTVTNVGDGAATYRAKVTEPKGSMLTVSPETLSFRYKNEKLSYNVMIMYSKYKKENISYGDLVWIEDGGKHTVRSPIVVPMANFVIPLPFMLFISHWFLLAHHGSAAESSTYIVHMDKSLFPRVFTTHHDWFESIIDSSKSATLGNSSIQSQKVYSYSQAMYGFSAVLTSEELEAVKSSLGFVAAYPDRTATIDTTHTFEFLSLDSSSGLWHASNFGEDVIVGVIDSGVWPESESFKDDGMTKKIPSKWKGTCQEGQDFNTSMCNFKLIGARYFNKGVIAGNRKVKISMNSARDTEGHGTHTSSTVAGNYVSGASYFGYAKGVARGIAPRARLAMYKVLWEEGRYSSDVLAGMDQAIADGVDVISISMGFDGVPLYEDPIAIASFAAMEKGVLVSSSAGNEGPDLGTLHNGIPWLLTVAAGTIDRTFGSLILGNGQTIIGWTLFPANAVVDDFPLIYNKNTSACNSVKSLSEVAMEGIIVCDPVSDPELVFEQRRFVREASLLGAVFISDQPLVNEGHARSPSIVISAKDAPSVIKYAKSHKNPTASIKFQQTFVGIKPAPALADYSSRGPSPSYPGVLKPDIMAPGSNVLAAFIPDTPAAAIGNNVYLPTDYNLLSGTSMACPHASGVAALLKAAHPEWSAAAIRSALVTTASHLDNTQNPIRDYGYPSQYASPLDMGAGQIDPNKALDPGLIYDATPQDYVNLLCALNYTQKQILTITRSGFYNCAKPSFDLNYPSFIALYSNKTRSVVHKFKRTVTNVGGGPAIYRAKVTEPKGSVLTVSPETLSFRYKNEKLSYNVLIKYSKYKKENISYGDLVWIEDGGTHTVRSPIVVAPTGIV